A DNA window from Vigna angularis cultivar LongXiaoDou No.4 chromosome 1, ASM1680809v1, whole genome shotgun sequence contains the following coding sequences:
- the LOC108334969 gene encoding photosystem I reaction center subunit N, chloroplastic: MSAMNSSVLACNYARSGCSDLNAKLTSMPSVASPQASALKLPVIKAHQAKVTESESNQGRRSSLVYLAATLFTAAAAASNSSANAGIIEEYLERSKTNKELNDKKRLATTGANFARAYTVEFGTCKFPENFTGCQDLAKQKKVPFLSDDLELECEGKDKYKCGSNVFWKW; the protein is encoded by the exons ATGTCTGCCATGAACTCCAGTGTCTTGGCCTGTAACTATGCCAGATCAGGATGCTCCGACCTCAATGCCAAGCTCACCTCCATGCCTTCTGTTGCATCTCCACAGGCTTCTGCTCTCAAGTTGCCTGTGATCAAGGCTCATCAAGCAAAGGTTACGGAATCTGAATCAAACCAAGGAAGAAGAAGTTCCCTTGTCTACTTAGCAGCTACCCTTTTCACTGCTGCAGCTGCTGCTTCCAACTCTTCAGCCAATGCAGGAATCATTGAAGAATACCTTGAAAGGAGCAAGACCAACAAG GAACTTAATGACAAGAAAAGGTTAGCCACCACTGGAGCCAACTTTGCAAGAGCATACACTGTGGAATTTGGCACTTGCAAGTTCCCTGAGAACTTCACCGGTTGCCAAGATCTAGCTAAGCAAAAG AAAGTTCCTTTTCTGTCTGATGATTTGGAGCTAGAATGTGAAGGAAAGGACAAATACAAGTGTGGTTCTAATGTTTTCTGGAAATGGTGA
- the LOC108340450 gene encoding RING-H2 finger protein ATL78 — protein MYASTSFTSHLLHDLLMDSSSRKLLLQDPLHQSINVADLPKSSDSIIYNSTDSYFKGRDFDANVVMILAVLLCAVICSLGLNSIIKCVLRCSNIVINDPSTVTNSSSRLANTGIKKKALKTFPTVSYSTEFKLPGLDTECVICLSEFVTGDKLRILPKCNHGFHVRCIDRWLSSHSSCPKCRQCLIETCKKIVGSQPPVPQTIVRIQPLEHEALERNYRELC, from the coding sequence ATGTATGCTTCAACTTCCTTTACTTCACATTTGCTTCATGACCTTCTCATGGACTCAAGCTCAAGAAAGCTACTCCTTCAAGACCCACTTCATCAATCAATCAACGTAGCTGACTTGCCCAAATCCTCAGATTCCATCATTTACAACTCAACAGACTCCTATTTCAAAGGTCGTGACTTCGATGCAAATGTTGTCATGATACTCGCTGTGCTCTTGTGTGCTGTCATTTGCTCACTCGGCTTGAACTCCATCATAAAGTGTGTGTTGAGATGCTCAAACATAGTCATCAACGACCCTTCAACTGTCACCAACTCTTCATCACGTTTGGCCAACACAGGAATCAAGAAGAAAGCCCTCAAGACTTTTCCCACCGTCAGCTACTCAACAGAGTTCAAACTCCCAGGTTTGGACACCGAGTGTGTGATATGCCTCTCAGAGTTTGTCACTGGTGATAAGCTACGCATTCTGCCAAAATGCAACCATGGTTTCCACGTTCGCTGCATTGACAGATGGCTTAGCTCTCACTCATCATGCCCCAAGTGCAGACAGTGCCTCATTGAGACTTGTAAGAAAATTGTTGGATCCCAGCCACCAGTGCCACAGACCATTGTAAGGATCCAACCACTAGAACATGAAGCTTTGGAGCGTAACTATAGGGAACTATGCTAG